Proteins from a genomic interval of Zingiber officinale cultivar Zhangliang chromosome 2A, Zo_v1.1, whole genome shotgun sequence:
- the LOC122042823 gene encoding transcription factor bHLH18-like: MEAMASPCYSDMGVDQGFFNQWDLQQLEVVLGRDHFEQSPSSESHTERPMKQLKSSSWSSCTTTADQNSASAPRILSFGDPDSPVCRSSFYGSMVKKVEEAAEGSVSINIGSKTSSAAKRMSGQNHEHIMAERKRREKLSQRFIELSAIVPGLKKMDKASVLGDAIKYLKQLQDKVVNLEDQVAKRSIESAVLVKKTQLLVDGDGDDDDDDDDDDTSSSDGNSEEDQRRLSSGGSLLPEIEARICNKSVLIKIQCENRKGVVVQALSEIEKLHLSVMNTSVMPFTSNSLDITVAAQMEEEFSMSAKDVVKRLNSVFRQFK, translated from the exons ATGGAAGCCATGGCATCTCCATGCTACTCTGATATG GGAGTGGATCAGGGATTCTTCAACCAGTGGGATTTGCAGCAGCTGGAGGTGGTTCTGGGACGAGATCACTTCGAGCAGAGTCCTTCCTCCGAGAGCCATACCGAGAGGCCCATGAAGCAACTCAAGAGCAGCAGCTGGAGCTCCTGCACCACCACTGCCGACCAGAACTCAGCCTCGGCTCCGAGAATTCTGTCGTTCGGCGATCCCGACTCGCCGGTCTGCCGGTCGAGTTTTTACGGTAGCATGGTGAAGAAGGTGGAGGAGGCGGCGGAGGGGTCTGTCAGCATTAATATTGGCTCCAAGACGAGCTCCGCGGCGAAGAGGATGTCCGGGCAAAACCACGAACACATCATGGCGGAGAGGAAGCGGAGGGAGAAGCTGAGCCAGCGATTCATCGAGCTTTCGGCCATTGTCCCAGGTCTGAAAAAG ATGGACAAAGCTTCCGTTCTCGGCGATGCGATCAAGTATTTAAAGCAACTCCAGGACAAGGTTGTGAACCTCGAAGACCAGGTCGCCAAGAGGAGCATCGAGTCGGCGGTTCTGGTGAAGAAGACTCAGCTACTCGTCGATGGTGACGGTGAcgatgacgacgacgacgacgacgacgatacCTCCTCGAGCGATGGCAACTCCGAAGAGGATCAACGGCGGCTCAGCAGCGGCGGCTCCTTGCTCCCCGAGATCGAGGCCCGAATCTGCAACAAGTCCGTCTTGATCAAGATCCAGTGCGAGAACCGCAAAGGCGTGGTGGTGCAAGCGCTCTCGGAGATCGAAAAGCTGCACCTCTCAGTAATGAACACGAGCGTGATGCCATTCACTAGCAATTCTCTCGACATCACGGTCGCCGCTCAG ATGGAGGAGGAATTTTCGATGTCGGCTAAGGAtgtggtgaagaggttgaatTCAGTATTCAGACAATTCAAATGA